In Thiospirochaeta perfilievii, a single window of DNA contains:
- a CDS encoding AAA family ATPase, which translates to MESSMIRTVDINEINSMVKDTSEWITRFRKEMGRIVIGQNRLIDRLLIAMLTDGHVLLEGVPGLAKTLTLKTLAECINIDFKRVQFTPDMLPADITGTQIYNPKDLDFIVKKGPIDANLILADEINRAPAKVQSALLEAMQEKQVTIGNETFKLPSPFLVLATQNPVEQEGTYPLPEAQLDRFMLKVVIDYPTVSEERIILDMGGSNLPKKADNVVNISELLKTKEIVKDIYMDDNIKDYIVSIVYATRDPQKFGIDIKDYIKIGASPRATINLRDGAKAYAYLQGRGYVTPADIKAIAPDVLRHRIGLTFEAEAEELTSLDILNRILETVPVP; encoded by the coding sequence ATGGAAAGTTCAATGATTAGGACAGTTGATATAAACGAAATAAACAGTATGGTAAAAGATACATCTGAATGGATTACACGTTTTAGAAAAGAGATGGGTAGAATTGTAATTGGTCAAAATAGACTAATAGACAGGTTATTAATAGCAATGTTAACAGATGGACATGTATTGTTAGAAGGTGTTCCAGGACTAGCTAAAACCCTAACCCTTAAAACCCTTGCAGAGTGTATAAATATTGACTTTAAAAGGGTTCAATTTACACCGGATATGTTACCAGCAGACATAACAGGAACCCAGATATACAACCCTAAGGACCTAGACTTTATAGTAAAAAAAGGGCCTATCGATGCAAACCTTATTTTAGCCGACGAAATTAACAGAGCCCCTGCTAAGGTTCAAAGTGCACTTCTAGAAGCAATGCAGGAGAAACAGGTAACAATTGGTAACGAAACCTTTAAACTCCCCTCACCTTTTTTAGTTTTAGCAACCCAAAACCCAGTGGAGCAGGAGGGAACATACCCACTACCCGAGGCCCAGTTAGACAGGTTTATGTTAAAAGTTGTAATCGACTATCCTACAGTCTCCGAGGAGAGAATAATTCTAGATATGGGTGGTTCTAATCTACCTAAAAAGGCTGATAATGTTGTAAATATATCGGAACTTCTTAAAACAAAGGAGATAGTTAAAGATATCTATATGGATGACAATATTAAGGACTATATTGTATCTATTGTTTATGCAACTAGGGACCCACAAAAGTTTGGTATAGATATTAAGGATTATATTAAAATTGGAGCATCCCCAAGAGCAACTATAAACCTAAGGGATGGAGCTAAAGCCTACGCCTACCTACAAGGAAGAGGTTATGTAACCCCAGCAGATATAAAGGCTATAGCCCCTGATGTACTAAGACATAGAATCGGTTTAACATTCGAGGCAGAGGCTGAAGAGTTAACAAGTCTAGATATTTTAAACAGAATTTTAGAAACAGTACCGGTACCATAA